CAGCGGAAGTGAGTTGTTCCTGCATATGatgatgataaataattaacagGAATGAAAACAACTTGATTGAAGTTTAAAATCCACTTGATTCAATCTTGAAAACCAGGAATTGGTAATTTCATATAGTTATTAGCGTAACTAAAGTACCTAATATATGCGAGATGGTAACCATAGATCTAATTGATCTCGTATAAGAACaacaagaaacaaaaattaccaGGTCGTTACGTTACTCTcctttgcaataaaaaaatgaaaaaactaaccaaatgtaatttaaaaaaattatatcatcagATCGTTACATGCTAAACAGACTTAAGGAATGTTGCCCTAGAAATGGATCAGTTTTTCACCACATATctcaaaggaaaatttttttcgcgtTTACGTTTCCTGAAATTGAAAGTGGAAATTATAGCTGTCTTCTATGTCTTTGTTTCTCTTACAATAGCCTCATGGAATAATTTTGACGGTCAAAACTGACCTTCTTTTCAAATACTGAAaataagaaacatatttttaaaaagtttttacacacatacatatttatcattgcccacacattcatataaatgtttatttccatacacaaatatttctttttacctACATTACCGACTAAGATGTCTGATAGCTTGTTTGATTCAATCACAGAGGGTGTGGCAATAGTTCACaatatacctttaaaaaaaatcttgtgcAATCGTAACGATTGaatcgttttcgaaatattccgCATAATTTCACTGATAACTGCTACCAAAAACAGTTCTTTAAATTAAGCCaaataaaatagtgaaattacaatatttatcataataaatttagctaatgatttttttattaaaattatatttattaaaaaatgaagagaATAGgaccaatttattataaaaaaataaatttaaagaaattaagtaaatgaaaaaaaaacattagattTAATAACGAAGAAAAAAACTTAATCAACATATCATTTTcctttgtaaaaagaaaaaacaaaaaatttaatctgaaaaaaattaagcaataaaataagCTGTATGAATTTAACACCATCAAATGCGAATTTTCCAAAGAAAAAGTTCATTTGTTCTAATGAGAACAATTTTTTGTCACcattagatttattttaaactttcattaaTATAAAGTCTATTTTCAATGTAATATCAAATACACATTGGGTAAAATTAGCTCGAGGGCCCCGTATCATTGATACTACGCCCCTGCTTGGAATTCCTCTTACAGTGATTTTGGAATTCTCTGATTAACTAAAATCATAAGaacacattttaatattatttatgtataacatTTTCAAACACGATTTACCCTGTCAACTTTAGACTAAGGTAGCAAGCACTATGATCCCGGGTCATAGACGTGCGGATGAGCGACAAAAACGGAAAACTACCCTCCTGAACTTAGCAAATACTTAGTTGGTTAAGTATATGTTTGTAGAAAAATACTGTGAAATGTATCGACCAAAACTTCTGATTCGCCCTTTAAGGtcgaaaaaaacagtttttccatACCCCCTAAAAGCTAGGTACGCCCATATATCAGTTCAAGTTCACAAAAAGTATTCATAACTTTATAAAACGATTTATCCCcaccataaataaaatatagtttcatcCCCACTCCCTGCATCAACGTAAAACATGAGTAAGGCTTATAAATGTAAcgtaatactaaattttttgaagctttttaaaaattagtagtTCGAAACCAATAAATACATAttctaacattttttaaaagaacgAATGCGCTGAAAAACTGATTGTAGAAATCGATGGTCAACAGAGAATTTTATGTACTGGtcaattttcggaaaattcgTATTTTATGGTGTAATATCAGGCAGtagataaaacaatataatatatatgttatattaattttaaaattatttaaaaacttataattaagttcaattagtaatttaataaaaaataataataattgtataaaaaattctatgtattgtaaaaaaaaaaaaaaaaaaaaaaacaaattgaaattatttagaatacttattacaattattaattataataaattatagtagtgatgtttaattaaataattataataggatgcatataaaataagtaaatttgggaaataaattaacaattagggaaactcgaaaaaaattttaacgtaaaaataaattatatattcaaatttattcatatttttttatcattaaatcgaTCCTTTTTTCCTGAAGttcaaaaaatgcataaaataatttttgatagcatttccttgaaaaataaaaatttaatttttacagaaatatttcagttgatattagaaaaaaagtaggtaggtaatcaacaaaaatttagaaataagtaaaagtaagtttcaaaacaaattaaagtgAAGGTATTTAGGACAACTAAAAGACACCCCTTGCCTACAAAAAACTGTCGAGTTTCTCATGATTCTCAATTTAGTAGCTATAATTTGCTGAATAAAATAACggtgataatttttgattaccACACCAGTGACCATTTGATTTTGAGAcatatttttcaagattttatcTGAAATCGATCCAAGAAATCGTTTTCCCCATCGGCAAATGAAtatcttttttgtatttatttgtgtcCAAATTTCCCTACGTATTGAGGAGATTGTCTAGGAATTTGTTGAAGTCGTAATTTTAACGcaagaaatagaaaaaacacATTAACAAATGGACAAAAAGGAATATAATAAAGACtgtctaaatatataataacaatttattcaaaaaaacctaaaaattataaaaaaaaggcttTTGCAATAATAATAACCTTTGTAAACCCTCATACAATAtaagtacaataataataaatcacgCCATTCCTCCCCccctttttaaagaaaaaaaaaagtattaattattcaataataaagcTGAAACTAGCGCTAAAATAGGTGCGCCTGTTGCATTTTCTGGTAAAAAGCCACCTGATGCAGCAATATCTAAATGGCTGTAAGCAATTGGTTTCTCAGAACCACTACCATTGTTAACCAAACCAGATGCTAAAAGTAAGAAACCACCAGGACCTTGATGCCCACGCGCTGTCATAGTAGATGGTAAATTATTAGCTTGTATTATATCATCCCCTTCCGATTTTGCTTCATGGAATTGAATATCTTCTTTACGTAAAgtagaaatttcaaatggatCTGCAATTTCTACACCTATTTGTGATAATCGAGAATCGTGTCCTTGTTTTCGTGCTGGACCATTATCAAGAACAATACTGTATCCCTTACCCATAGCACGTATAGCATGACCTGTCAATGTTGCAATGGTATATAAATGAGTATTTTGTGGGGATTTTTCAGCTAATTCTTTtacctgtaaaaaaaaattgcttaattagAACTAGCTAGACTTGGAAAGAAACGTTAAATACAGGATCGTACAGAATAGTATAACAAAATAGCCTTCTGTCAAGTTGTGGATAATTTGATtaaagaaaatctttaaaatggtgatcaaaactttttcaaatatttaaagtttattggCCAAAGCACCTCGATAAGGAAATAATGAGGTAGAAGCTATAAGCGATTAAAACCTAAAATAAGATAGCTTTTACCCGCAACTACGGTTGATATTGCTGCCGGCGAATGCAGGGCATCTGGCATCGCCTTTTTTTGCTCGATGTATCGAATTTaacgtataaataatatattccagtaatttttttatagatcaCTTTATAAACAGAAATTACTCGAAAATATCCGAACGTGCAACTCAATTACTTCCATGAAACTTGAAAATACTCGAATCTATCTCATATGAAAATAGCAGATGAGACACTTACGtcaaacatttcaaaaactgttcattttaaaaactatcgATACTTGTAAATAACATGACAAAACCTCATCAacccataaaatttataaatcccTAGCAAACTATCGTTTCAaggtttttcaaattaatgaaaagaaagtacTTACGTAACATAAAGAATCGGCCATAGCCATACGACCTTCCGCATCTGTATTACCAATTCGAACACGTGCACCAGATCGAGCTGTTATTATCTCATCTGAGACGTATGCATCAGATCCAACACTATTTCGTACCATACACATAATTCCTACAATTTTCACATTTCTAGGTGCTAACAGTGATACTACTTTCATAAATCCAGCTACAGCAGCTGCACCACATTTATCACGTGACATTCCTTGCATAACACCTCCGGCTTTAATATCAACACCACCGGTGTCATATGTAACACCTTTGCCGactaagtaataattttttttcggaatGTCGCCATCATTGCTAGGATTATATGTTAAAAAGATAATACGACCTTTGTGGCGCTCTACGTGTTCGGCACATCGGTTTACGGCTTGGAATAATGGAAACTTAGCTTTAAGCTCctagaaaataaacaatcaaattaGTATTCAATATCAGAGACCATTCTATAAACTACTAGGGAGGACATTCATTTTAATTCACAATTTAAGAAAGCTAGTCAGTCGTGTTCTTTGTAGAAAGCTCCAATCGATTACTGATTGGAACCCATTCGAAAATTGTGTATCAgaagaatattatattcaatccaataagaattcaaaatttttgtaatccgAATAGGAATGAATTAGaacgaataattttaattttcaatccaATTCTAGATTTTCTTCGattgatttaaataagaaatttattagTTCAAGAGCCCGGAGCTCCCAGGTATAAGTAACTAAAAATAGggcgaatttttttacttaaattctaATGTTTGATTTATATGGTGGACTATGCATTTGAATATCTTGCCAGAGGTGCCACCTATTAAAAATGAcctcaacaaaaattgtagaattcgatggaggacatcatgttctgatatcagatttgacctagttcttcgggtttctttgatagccaatttagatcctaaacggtaagacatagaataacactttaaattagaaagtttatcctcgtaaaactaacaatttttgtgcaaaacattttttcgaaaaacgttagctttcgcgagaaaatgcgacttaaaaaaatgtcattattgcatttaatcaaaagaaaatacgctataactacggaaaaatgctttattcaaaagttatcaagggtcaATAGGGGGCATTCGTCTGTGTCCATGAATTTGAACTACAATTATCGGTAAACATTAAGCGTATTACataagctaacgattttcgaaaaaaagtttttaaattttttttatgaggatcaactttttaatttaaagtgttattctatctcttaccatttatgatctaaattgtctattaaagcaaaccgaagaactaggtcaaaTCTGATGTTAGAACATGAATTTTTCGTTGagatcattttttgataaatggtCCGCCgtgtatttttcataaaatattattacaaaataatactaAGCACTGCCAGACCTATCTATTGCAAACAACAGCTTTCCTTATTGTAAATCATGTCGAAAATACTTACTTTACTATCGGAAACTACATCAATGgaaatatttgatgaattaaattcattttcaacatattcttgaactTTTGGTGGAGCCATGCGTTCTGGATCAGATCCACCAATATCCCTAGCAACAATCAATCCAGATTCTAAATTTTTAGCCAACGTTATTATTTCATCAATGCTGGGATTTGATGAGTATACCCCTAAGGCGTCAACTTTTTTTGCTTTGGAAGGTACATCTTCTCGCACTTCCAACGGCTGTAAAATATTCAATGACATAATTAGCAGAAAAAtccaatttcttttattttcctaCAAGCTACAATTTAAGTATATTACttagaaaagaaataaattataattaaaattaactgttgtaattaattatattgaatggtttttttcctattttattaattgagtacacattatattcattaatttacgaaaattattcggcaattaaaaaataattttaaattcgaataatttgttgattttatcgTAAGTAATGTAAATAAGGAACtcattaaccgacttcaaaaaaaacgaGGGGAGGTTAtgaattcgactgtattttttttttatgtttgttacctcagaactttcgactaggtgaaccgattttgataattctttatctctttgaaagctagtgcttcccgtgtgatcccattttattttggtcgagttctgaTAACAGTAtctatgagaaaatcataaaagttttaaatttgcattaagtatgcacgacaagaggacgaataactcaatatcacgccaaccgatttcgatgattcttttttagtgataaattagttagtgcacttcaACTTCactaaaaatcgcaaaataaaaaaaacttttaacaaaaagaaaaccgacttcaaaagaaaaacttttccaaaacaaattaaaatgcactaaaaagtaaaaaaataatgtagttaaaattattgttatttttggagtcggtgtcagccaaggaaacaactctgacagaagagtttgctacattagcttggctgacaccgactccaaaaataacaataattttaactacattatattatcattatttttttactttttagtgcattttaattttgttttggaaaagtttttcttttgaagtcggttttctttccgttaaaagtttttttattttatagatatttttataaaagaaattctaATGGGTGTTACAACAAGTTCCTAGGaagaaatttatcttttaaaatattttcagggaaaatttttattgtttattgtaaaaagagcaatttatcttataaaaaatgtatataaattaataaattatcataaacaaaTATATCCCATGTGACTCATGGGGGGCGTTCACTATTACATATTTCAAGTTCAAAGCAATTACTTCAatcatttgtatttatttttttaaatagttctgAATGCTAATATTAGAAttacattgaattaaaaataaataaataaaagtgcatatccatttttttgtcatattgttaaaaaattgattgttttacTTAAGGAAacgtgaaaatttaatttcaaatacaataatTGGATGATACTTACCACATAAAGTGCTTCTAAAGCTCCTAACAAAGTGACAAGTTCACAATTCTTAAATGGTTCATATTTATCAACAACAATTATTGGTTTAGTAACGCCTGCTGACAGTGCACGTTTAATTGCTTTATAAGCCGTATCTTTAAAAATACGAACATCATCATAATCAGGATCAATCTTCCCTGTAGATGCATGAATTAACCGTCCGCCAGCAATATTATCCACCGGTAAAATTGTCActtccttttcaaaatttttatctaaggATGCAGCTGCACTTATCGCAGATTGAAAAACAGATGGAATTTTTGTCGATGGCGATGTTATCAATACAACTCCATTGTATGCAGTTTGGGCAAAGTTTTGTACTCGTTCAATGGCAAATCTTAAATTACTATAAGaacaaatgaaaagaaatttataagaGTTTCATTTACGTGCATGAGAGTTTATTTCCACGTGATTGAGTTTCACAGAAAAATGGctgatttttctttaaattaaataagtaaaattaaattaaataataaataaaaagcccTACCTTGCCATTTTAACTACACGTAATCAACAATGCCTTTTGTTCTATGTAATAGCTTTGTTTCCAATATGACAAAGCTATCAGCACTACTGAGCACTTCAGCACGGTGTTTGTGAGTTTTATACCGCATTTATACTTTGTTTGTGATAAGAGATAATATATTTAAGCTTCAATTATGATAAACAACAAGTTTAAAGTTTTAGCTCACTTTGAATAGAGAGTATTCATTTCTctagaaaaatttgataattttatttttaattatcatcaataatgaaattattgtattttaaacgaaaaaaaagcaaaatggtCGGTAATATCACaacataataatatcaatttattcaGCCATAGAAATAATAGTGTGCTACTGTACTCGAACAGGGCTGTATTATATATCAAGAaatgtcattttaaataaaaatcattgctCGAAAATTCTTACTTACGTTAGACATTTTTTGCCAATGTCTTTACTGGTACTGTAACGAGGAATGTATGAAGATGACACCAGCCATTGGTGGAAATGaaagttaaatgaaaatatttaagacaagttttaatggtttaaatgaaaactaaaaatttaattcgaaaccACTACTAGACAAAGTGCACAGTTTAAATGAACTCCGATTGATATATTTCTTCAAAAGTCATTCTCCGTttagtttttttcaaacaattgaaTTAAAGCCTTCTACCAGTAGTTAGCCATGTTTCATGtggaatgaaaaaaatgttgcacaaaaatttttcagtttttatcgTTATTCGTTTACAAGGAGCCGCAATACTTGTACAAGCGCTTTTTGTTGTCATTATGGTACAGCTTTGAAATGGTAATAACTGAACTACGAGGTACTCCATTCACGTAAAGCTAATACCAtttcatcaaattattattatttattttttgttaaaaactttcCAACATCTAAAGACAATCCTGCTTACCTGTCACTGTCAGACTGGgaatgttcatttaaaaaaatgtagaggGGTCTGCTATGATTTTACatgaatcattaaaatatgaataataataaaattacgaatttgttttgtacattaaaattatttttttgatttgttttgatttttaaatagattattgAACCCGTAATTAAAGTCCAAAAcatgtttataatttacaaaaacttgaccaatttaaatatatttttttaaatatactctaCGTAGacagatttgaattttttcgatatctttgaACTTAAGAGCTAGTTTTTATCTGAgataattttttgatcaaaaattatattttcagataaaCGTTTAAAATGTAGTTTGTTCATTGTGCAAAATTGCTATGTTGGCAATGCTTTCCACAATATTTTTTCTCGCATAGATAATGCAAAGTCATTATTGTAgccaatatataataattggtCATTTTTGAGCACTGATAActccaaaaattttgataatatataataaaatttagcattgataattactaaaaaataaaacttacaatAATTTAGCCGAGAATCGTGACTTTACTTTTTCCGAAGGTTTTTAACGTGCGGAATCAGAGTCTGAACCCAAAATTGATCTATCATATTACTTTTGCGAGAAATTTGACTCTAAATATGGCAAATTCCATAGTTTCGCTAAATCAATACTTGCGATCGATTCAACGtggaagtaaaaataaaatttttttaagcgctCTTTATTCTACGGAGCGGATGGAGTATGAACTGCATTACTCAGCCTTACACCTTTTTAGCTACACCAATGCGAATAACGCCGTATACCCTCCACTACAGCACCAACAATAGTGGATCTACTCTTTAAATAATCACAGCACAgcgattgtttatttttaatttctacagataaaatattatctcgTATAAACAAATAGGTCAATGATTCCTACCATTATCGGCAACAAACCATttatgctttaaaataaaatgagcgAAGTTACGACCAACTATTTAACCGATTAAATTCCCGATCAATTATATTTCCTGATGATTGGCGATTTTCGTGGTTTGTGACCACACGgaaataacattaatttcgGGGAACGTAAGATTGTAAGTGGTAAACTAACAAGTGGGATacgaaaagaataaaaaaaaaaacatttcatctccaattaattattttaatactttatttaaaaataaataattaagaattaatttatatacacattttGAGTGAAGAAAAAATTGGGCTTATTATATCCTTAAAAAATAgggtatacaaaaaaaagttcaaaaacaaattcgaaataaaaaatacagtttatAATTAAccacaaaaattgttttcataaaaattaaaaaacagccatttacttattttttataatttttatagaccgagcgattttaacagaaataataGAATGACAGAAAACAAACTAGTCTATTAAATACTATTAGCTTATATTCATAACTGGTAAGAGATTCGAGTTccgttaaatttattaaatttaagaaaaagtgtttcaaacaaaaattgtttgttattttataaataatatctaatataatAAGTTTGTAGTTCGCATTGAGAAATATCTCTATTTTGATGATTCAAAGGGACAGATTGTATTCATTCcattatttctgttaaaattgttcgatttaattatatcaaataaatattcattttaaacttatttttaatgagactatttatactttaatttaattattattattttatttataatattggatatagttttttttttttttttttaattttcacctaaatatttttttaataaatattggaaCTACACaatatacttttgaaaaattgggCAAAATCATAGGATGGGATCAGGGtacaatttatttagttttttcttaaagcgttttttattttgagagaataaaaaaaacataaatgcaCTAATTTCACAGATGtctatattataattagatGGCTGAATTGCATAATCAAACAGGCTGTAAGTTTCTTCACCCCGTCGTTGATTTGATAAGCAATAGTGTCCCTTTTCGGTCAGTTGCATTTACCATTAAACAGGGAATAAAGATGCTAACTAGAAGACTTGAAGAAAAAAGATCGAGGACTGTTGATAACAGATAAATCGTTGTTAcgagatataaatttaaatgtctCTTCACGagagatattaatttaaatgtctCTTGCACAACTTTAATATAACGACGTTGACGAAAAAACAGTTTATCAGGTTATTACTGGGTAATGCCTTTAGAATTAGGCAAAAAAAAACGTAGTATCGGCGTGGTCAGGAGGCATAGTCGCCATGTTTAGTCAAAGTATTAGGCTGATATACAAACTTTAACTGCTCTGACTTtggtattcgctccgagcgtgaatttcgtttccatgacaacgatacactactttaattatagaattaatggatgcatatataattgtgtggattgcattgaaaacttacatttaaaatttaatattcttgtttcacaaatttaaataaataattacgataattaacatttgaaaaataatatttgtacaatttgatttcttattttcacaatttttaatgcattaagtttaattaattagtgtttttcaatcattttaatttgacagtttctatatcattaacatgtaaataattgcaaattagtcataacagcccactttatctccaaaatttttcacttaaagcgctggcatcgattttattatccctaccatgactacgcacacaacgaatacatttaaaatatatttttggctaAACATATCGCATCCATCGCAGATTGCGTGCCCAGATTTTGATTGCAGTGGAGAGAAGAAAAAAAGTTGGGCtatattaatgaaaacaaaaaatgctgCGTTTTATAATGCAGTAGCCGTAATCTTACGTACACTGCATTAATTAGAGAAACGCACAACACATCATTTCACCAAACTACATTTCAATCTGCACTTTACTCAAAGCTACGTCGCTACAGAAACCGTTGATCTCCATCCATAGATATTCATTTCACCTCACCATGTTGTGCTCAATTTACCCTCTGCCCAACTCGCTTGCCTCGAAATCGTTGGCCTTCTAGTTTAAACTACAGACACCTGTgactaattttatacatttgaatttatttttgtattcgaaTTTATTCGAATCTACAACGCGTAATAGGTAATGTGGCATTTTCgataatttcaatgaaaaatttgtaatatttaagtcCAGCCACtttgatatgttttaaaatatcatattttgtttttgctttACAGGATCAATGACTTTATAAAATTAGcaatagaaatttcaaaaaatatcatctTCTTAATCAACTTCTCCActtcaatttcaataattttactacTAAATTAGATCGACTAGAAAATGGTATTGATGAGTAattaaaactcaaattttttctttggaggtggtatttttaattacatccATCATATGTCACACAAAGCTTAAGTGTTGTCAATTTTTGATGACAAcacaaaagtattatttaattcgCAATACatggcattaatttttatacaaaatggtggctagaaaaagaaaacatttattacaaaattgtcTAAGTACACTCACGATCAAGGATGAGTGTACCattctatattataaaacatttaacgtaaaatttgaacgattttcattaagaacaACAACCTCTTCCCAAAAATTCACGCCTACATAAATGTGCTAATACTTCCCAAAGAAATTATGGTACatttaaaagagattttttttattaaaaatataataacaataatttataaataattctatgGATTCTACCAAGTTTTGGGTACAATATAGCACCAGTAACTTATTTGAATTCCTCTTAAAATTAGACTAGTTGCAGATTTACTTGCAAAAAATGCTGGTTTTTGTTATCTTAACCATCAATGGTCGAATTTCTCGTTCGATcgaataatgaaataaacattaaacgaaagtgaaatcatttttttagagtgattctaatatttattcaaGCACACTTTTATAAAACACTGATTTAccattgaaaaatgaattgagcaaattttaaaacaaacttgatttctttttttttttataaataaaaccaaacaaaaacCCTTACATTTAGCCACAAATTTATATTccttcttttaataattttttcaaaatagtcaTTCCATTTACgcacaaaataaaatgaatcgtATATAATAATCTTTTCCGATGGTTAACTAAGCACAAAATGAACAAGACCCATTAGTAGGTTAAATTAGTAGTCCTTAGAGATCACAATCGTTATTCAACGAAATAATTGATGAAAGAATTTAgttcaaacttttaaaattattgtaggcTATCGTACGACGATAAAACTCCATTGCAAGGACCAGCATTAAGCCATCGTATTCAGTAGATTTTTTCTTGCCTGGAATGGGCTGGGCCTATTTTAAAAGTGACGAAATAAATAAGTTTGACTGAACGAAAGTTGTGAGGTCTTTGTATAATAATTCCCGGTATTTTTTGGTGGAAAGCTTTCCCTAAAAAAAGGTTTCACTGAAAGCAGTAAAAgacacaaatattttcaaataaagtacAGCCCATTACGATTTTGTCTTAGTCATTCTGTTAAATATACAGGGAGTTATTAAATTGATTCTGAGAAACAATACTACGAGATTAAGTTCATCAAGAAGAATGAAAAAGCTCTTTACTAAATTTAGATGTGAT
This genomic interval from Chrysoperla carnea chromosome 1, inChrCarn1.1, whole genome shotgun sequence contains the following:
- the LOC123296920 gene encoding putative aminopeptidase W07G4.4 — encoded protein: MASNLRFAIERVQNFAQTAYNGVVLITSPSTKIPSVFQSAISAAASLDKNFEKEVTILPVDNIAGGRLIHASTGKIDPDYDDVRIFKDTAYKAIKRALSAGVTKPIIVVDKYEPFKNCELVTLLGALEALYVPLEVREDVPSKAKKVDALGVYSSNPSIDEIITLAKNLESGLIVARDIGGSDPERMAPPKVQEYVENEFNSSNISIDVVSDSKELKAKFPLFQAVNRCAEHVERHKGRIIFLTYNPSNDGDIPKKNYYLVGKGVTYDTGGVDIKAGGVMQGMSRDKCGAAAVAGFMKVVSLLAPRNVKIVGIMCMVRNSVGSDAYVSDEIITARSGARVRIGNTDAEGRMAMADSLCYVKELAEKSPQNTHLYTIATLTGHAIRAMGKGYSIVLDNGPARKQGHDSRLSQIGVEIADPFEISTLRKEDIQFHEAKSEGDDIIQANNLPSTMTARGHQGPGGFLLLASGLVNNGSGSEKPIAYSHLDIAASGGFLPENATGAPILALVSALLLNN